From Candidatus Pedobacter colombiensis, one genomic window encodes:
- a CDS encoding efflux RND transporter permease subunit, producing the protein MIANTFIKRPVTAIVVSIVLVVIGIICILNLPIDQYPDITPPVVQVNAQYTGADAQTVEQTVATPIEEQVNGTPGMEYMQSNSTNNGLMSMNVTFDIGTNIDIAALDVQNRVSIASPLIPPVASRLGITVRALNPSMLMMVALYAPKGTHDITFLDNYTNIFIQDALLRVPGVGSINRFTDDFSMRIWMNPDKMAAYSITPADVIAALNAQNVQVAAGSAGVPPQANTQTFELGILVNGRLSKVSEFENIIVKNVPASNQLIYLKDVARVELGKFTFSSNSFVDGHRASYLLIYQAPGSNALKTANGVYAALNQLKQFFPADVTYKVPFEAITVVKVSMTDVVTTLLLTLGLVALVVFLFLQNFRSTLIPVLAIPVSILGTFSFFIPLGFTINTLTMFGFVLAIGIVVDDAIIVVEAVQNYIDKKGMSAKEATYYAMKDISAPVVAIALILAAVFVPVGFIPGIVGRLYQQFAITIAISVMISAFIALSLTPALCSLLLKPTRPDEKAKGLSKLFVRFNKWFERVTSNYTKGVQKSIKAFRFVIVILVCICVGAFFLLRHKPSGFIPSEDDGNLYVTFQLPPASSTSQSVAVMTKLMKVVAETPGVGHYAALSGLNVINNATNSNGGTIYVQLKPWSQRNKSTEVVPGIIVEMQKRIKAAGIKNANVEVIQPSPIPGVGATTGFNFQIEQRNTNDDLQAFEGVVDKFVKEANKNPAISNAYSFYSSKTPSYKLTVDRQKCEKLGVDVGDVFTTIQAFMGSLYINDFTTYNRTYHVVVQADTAYRSMISDVNKYYVRNQAGQMLPLGTLVNYTSVETAPLISHFNIFRSAEIDGASAPGYSSPQTIAALQETADRVLPQGYTYEFSGLSYEEMKAGSTTIYIFAFSITFVFLFLAALYESWSVPFSVLLAVPIGVFGAILALTLVPGLTNNVYAQIGLITLIGLAAKNAILIVEFAKVRVDRGEELLKSVQEAVSLRLRPIVMTSMAFILGVLPLVFASGAGAIARRTIGLTVFGGMLAATTLAIFIVPVLFVIITRLSYGKKKLQWLQEHHKELMEKAEKVEAQNIDAELEYELKKSKDLSKPDRE; encoded by the coding sequence ATGATCGCTAATACATTTATCAAAAGACCAGTAACTGCGATCGTAGTATCCATTGTATTGGTCGTTATTGGTATTATCTGTATTCTCAACTTGCCTATAGATCAATATCCGGATATTACTCCACCCGTGGTGCAAGTGAATGCTCAATACACCGGTGCTGATGCCCAGACAGTTGAACAGACTGTAGCGACTCCTATTGAGGAACAGGTTAATGGTACTCCTGGAATGGAGTACATGCAAAGTAATAGCACTAATAATGGCTTAATGTCAATGAATGTTACTTTTGATATTGGGACAAATATTGATATTGCAGCTTTAGATGTTCAGAACAGGGTAAGTATTGCATCCCCTTTAATTCCTCCGGTTGCCAGCAGATTAGGGATCACTGTTCGTGCATTAAATCCAAGTATGCTGATGATGGTGGCTCTTTATGCCCCGAAAGGTACTCATGACATTACTTTTCTGGATAATTATACCAATATCTTTATTCAGGATGCTCTGCTACGGGTTCCAGGGGTGGGCAGTATCAACCGGTTTACGGATGATTTCAGTATGCGTATATGGATGAATCCTGATAAAATGGCGGCTTATTCGATTACACCTGCTGATGTGATCGCAGCTTTAAATGCGCAAAATGTACAGGTTGCGGCAGGTTCTGCAGGTGTGCCACCACAAGCAAATACACAAACATTTGAGCTGGGAATTTTGGTAAATGGCAGATTGAGTAAAGTATCTGAGTTTGAGAATATCATTGTAAAGAATGTTCCCGCCAGCAATCAGTTGATTTATCTCAAAGATGTGGCCAGAGTAGAACTGGGCAAATTCACTTTTTCCAGTAATTCTTTTGTGGATGGTCACCGGGCATCCTACCTGTTAATTTATCAGGCACCAGGGAGTAATGCATTAAAGACTGCTAATGGCGTTTATGCTGCATTAAATCAACTGAAACAATTTTTCCCAGCTGACGTAACCTACAAGGTGCCTTTCGAAGCGATCACTGTGGTAAAAGTATCGATGACTGATGTGGTTACTACCTTATTGTTAACGCTTGGATTGGTAGCTTTAGTGGTATTTTTATTCCTGCAAAATTTCCGTTCCACACTTATTCCAGTATTGGCTATACCGGTATCTATCCTGGGTACCTTCAGTTTCTTTATCCCACTTGGGTTTACCATCAATACTTTAACCATGTTTGGCTTTGTTTTGGCCATTGGAATCGTAGTAGATGATGCCATCATTGTGGTAGAAGCAGTCCAGAATTATATCGATAAAAAAGGAATGTCGGCGAAGGAAGCGACCTATTATGCGATGAAGGATATTTCGGCTCCCGTAGTTGCCATAGCTTTGATTTTGGCGGCCGTATTTGTTCCTGTTGGATTTATTCCAGGTATTGTGGGGCGGCTGTATCAACAATTTGCGATTACCATAGCCATTTCGGTGATGATTTCTGCATTTATTGCCTTATCACTTACTCCTGCACTTTGTTCCTTATTATTAAAACCTACCCGTCCTGATGAAAAAGCAAAGGGGTTGAGCAAATTATTTGTCAGGTTTAATAAATGGTTCGAACGGGTAACTTCAAATTATACTAAAGGTGTACAAAAGAGCATTAAAGCATTTCGCTTTGTTATTGTGATCCTGGTTTGTATTTGCGTAGGGGCTTTCTTTTTATTACGGCATAAACCATCAGGATTTATTCCTTCTGAGGACGATGGCAATTTATACGTTACTTTTCAGCTGCCCCCGGCATCTTCAACCAGCCAGTCTGTGGCTGTGATGACAAAGCTGATGAAGGTGGTGGCAGAGACACCAGGGGTGGGACACTACGCGGCTTTATCGGGATTGAATGTCATCAATAACGCAACCAATTCAAATGGGGGTACTATCTATGTGCAACTTAAGCCCTGGAGTCAACGGAATAAATCAACAGAAGTAGTGCCGGGCATTATCGTGGAAATGCAGAAACGAATCAAGGCGGCTGGCATTAAAAATGCCAATGTTGAAGTGATACAACCTTCGCCGATCCCGGGAGTAGGCGCAACCACCGGGTTTAATTTTCAGATAGAGCAGCGTAATACAAATGATGACCTGCAAGCATTTGAGGGGGTGGTGGATAAATTTGTTAAAGAGGCAAATAAAAATCCTGCGATCTCCAATGCTTATAGTTTTTATTCTTCTAAAACGCCCAGTTACAAGCTGACGGTGGATCGTCAGAAATGTGAAAAACTGGGGGTTGATGTTGGTGATGTATTTACTACTATACAGGCATTTATGGGAAGTTTGTACATCAATGATTTTACGACATACAATAGGACTTATCATGTAGTGGTTCAGGCCGATACTGCTTACCGATCAATGATATCAGATGTTAATAAATATTATGTACGTAATCAGGCTGGACAGATGTTACCATTAGGGACACTTGTTAATTACACTTCTGTAGAAACAGCTCCGTTAATCTCGCATTTTAACATTTTTCGATCTGCCGAAATAGACGGGGCATCTGCACCCGGATATAGCAGTCCCCAAACGATTGCTGCATTGCAGGAAACGGCTGATAGGGTGCTCCCTCAAGGATATACATATGAGTTCTCAGGATTAAGTTATGAGGAGATGAAAGCAGGTTCTACAACGATCTATATTTTTGCTTTCTCCATTACTTTTGTGTTCCTTTTTCTCGCTGCATTGTATGAAAGCTGGTCAGTTCCGTTTTCTGTGTTACTGGCTGTACCAATTGGTGTTTTCGGTGCCATACTAGCCTTAACTTTGGTGCCAGGACTGACTAATAATGTGTATGCCCAGATTGGTTTGATTACACTTATAGGCCTGGCAGCTAAGAACGCAATTCTGATTGTAGAATTTGCCAAGGTAAGGGTAGATCGTGGGGAAGAATTACTTAAATCGGTACAGGAAGCGGTTAGCCTTCGTTTGCGTCCTATTGTAATGACTTCGATGGCCTTTATATTAGGCGTATTGCCTCTGGTTTTTGCGAGTGGGGCGGGCGCAATTGCCCGTCGTACTATAGGTTTAACTGTTTTTGGAGGCATGCTTGCTGCGACTACTCTGGCAATTTTTATTGTTCCTGTATTGTTTGTAATCATTACTCGTTTGTCTTACGGGAAGAAAAAGTTGCAATGGCTTCAGGAACATCATAAGGAACTGATGGAAAAGGCAGAAAAAGTTGAGGCTCAAAATATTGATGCGGAGTTGGAATATGAATTGAAAAAATCAAAGGACCTTTCTAAACCGGACAGGGAATGA
- a CDS encoding group III truncated hemoglobin, with protein sequence MGVKQDIAELDDIILFVNSFYGRVQRDELIGPVFNNVIQDWEPHLKKMYAFWNAVLFGVPGFSGNPFARHAPLPIDEKHFERWLLLFNDTIESLFEGEIAELTKKKAATMAVMFISKLNHMKGGSGRVLV encoded by the coding sequence ATGGGAGTGAAACAAGATATAGCAGAACTTGATGACATCATTTTATTTGTCAATAGTTTTTATGGGAGAGTACAGCGAGACGAACTTATTGGGCCGGTATTTAACAATGTTATTCAAGATTGGGAGCCCCATCTTAAAAAAATGTACGCATTCTGGAATGCTGTTTTGTTTGGTGTTCCTGGATTTTCCGGAAATCCATTTGCAAGACATGCCCCTTTACCTATTGATGAAAAACACTTTGAACGCTGGCTATTATTATTCAATGATACCATAGAAAGCCTTTTTGAAGGGGAAATCGCTGAACTTACGAAGAAAAAAGCAGCAACTATGGCAGTTATGTTTATCAGCAAGCTCAATCATATGAAAGGCGGCTCAGGCAGAGTTCTTGTATAA
- a CDS encoding TolC family protein, translated as MRIKLRVSLFLFCLLQLTFGYAQNLLVGTPDDHSPSFTLQQCIDYGLKHQPQVQQALIGQTIARINNAINLADWWPKVNATGNFTHYFKLPTSLVNTAPTGPPLIVPEQTGVYNTLIPGAGVTQNIFTPQLLYASSTTKLYVEQARQVTDSAKIQLVSALSKSFYTLLLTLEQVNILKEDTLRLGRSYTDAYHQYVGGIVDETDYQQANISLNNSKAQLKQANENIIPQYALLKQLMGYKPEDQFHIVSDTVTMLKSIEIDTTKQLKYEKRIEYKQLQTAKALQQKLTNYYKWYYLPSISGFYNYNYVYENNSFSQLFSTAYPNSYFGFSLNIPVFTGFFRVNNLRKSKLQEKLLDWNETSLKSSIYVQYTTAMANYKGNLYNLKVLKQNVAMARRVYFVVDLQYKQGIVPYLNMITAESNLITSEINYLNALFQLLSSKIDIETAMGDISY; from the coding sequence ATGCGAATCAAATTAAGGGTCTCTCTTTTCTTGTTTTGCCTGTTACAACTGACCTTTGGATATGCTCAAAATTTACTTGTAGGTACTCCTGATGATCATAGTCCTTCATTTACATTACAGCAATGTATAGATTATGGCTTAAAACATCAGCCACAGGTGCAACAGGCTTTAATTGGTCAAACCATTGCCAGGATTAATAACGCTATAAATTTAGCAGATTGGTGGCCCAAAGTTAATGCGACGGGAAACTTTACGCATTATTTTAAGTTACCCACCAGTTTAGTGAATACTGCCCCGACTGGCCCTCCTTTAATTGTCCCGGAACAGACAGGAGTTTATAATACTTTAATACCCGGTGCCGGCGTCACACAGAATATATTTACCCCTCAATTGTTATATGCATCCAGCACTACAAAACTATATGTAGAACAGGCACGTCAAGTGACCGATAGTGCTAAGATTCAGTTAGTTTCTGCGTTAAGCAAGTCTTTTTATACTTTATTGCTGACCTTGGAACAGGTTAACATTTTAAAGGAAGATACTTTAAGGCTGGGACGCAGCTATACAGATGCTTATCACCAATATGTTGGTGGAATAGTTGATGAAACTGATTATCAGCAGGCGAATATTTCTTTGAATAATTCTAAAGCACAACTTAAACAGGCCAATGAAAATATTATCCCTCAGTATGCGCTTTTAAAGCAGTTAATGGGCTACAAGCCGGAAGATCAGTTTCATATCGTTTCTGATACGGTAACAATGTTGAAAAGTATTGAAATAGATACGACTAAACAGTTAAAATACGAAAAGCGTATTGAATATAAACAACTGCAAACGGCAAAAGCTTTGCAACAAAAGTTAACGAATTATTATAAATGGTATTATTTGCCATCAATATCAGGATTTTACAATTATAACTATGTATATGAAAACAATAGTTTCAGTCAGCTTTTTTCAACAGCTTATCCGAATTCTTATTTTGGATTTTCATTAAACATCCCGGTCTTTACAGGCTTTTTTAGGGTTAATAATTTACGGAAATCTAAACTTCAGGAAAAGCTGCTGGATTGGAATGAGACGAGTTTAAAATCCAGTATCTATGTTCAATATACTACAGCTATGGCCAATTATAAGGGTAATTTGTATAACTTAAAGGTATTGAAACAAAATGTAGCGATGGCGAGGCGTGTTTATTTTGTCGTAGATCTTCAGTATAAACAAGGGATTGTTCCTTATTTGAATATGATAACTGCGGAGTCTAATTTGATCACATCTGAAATAAACTATTTAAATGCCTTGTTCCAGCTATTGTCGAGCAAGATAGATATTGAAACAGCCATGGGCGATATTTCTTATTGA
- a CDS encoding plastocyanin/azurin family copper-binding protein: MCLFLSWSCSTPGKSKTYTVEIKDMKFVPDDITVNKGDTIIWINRDIVPHDVTEEETKAWTSRPILPGKSWKMKVTVPSNYYCSIHLVMKGRIRIQ; the protein is encoded by the coding sequence ATGTGCTTATTCTTGAGTTGGAGTTGCTCAACTCCTGGAAAATCAAAAACATATACAGTGGAAATTAAAGACATGAAATTTGTTCCGGATGATATCACCGTTAATAAAGGAGATACCATAATCTGGATTAACCGGGATATAGTGCCTCATGATGTAACTGAAGAAGAAACAAAGGCCTGGACTTCCAGGCCTATACTTCCTGGAAAATCGTGGAAAATGAAGGTGACAGTACCTTCAAATTATTATTGCAGTATTCATTTGGTAATGAAAGGCAGAATTAGGATTCAATAA
- a CDS encoding AraC family transcriptional regulator produces MKFYIKHMFSFRCRIVVEEILKEMQLKYSAVDFGFVELTDNISLQQRQEFKAKLQGSGLDLLDDKRNILIERIKNVIINLIHHPDMLPRVNCCEYISHQLGYDYTYLANVFSEVKGITIKQFIINLKIERVKELLLYEDYTLKEISYQLNYSSVAHLSNQFKKTTGLTPSYYRQTFNLNLCESN; encoded by the coding sequence ATGAAGTTTTATATTAAGCACATGTTTAGTTTTCGGTGCAGGATTGTGGTGGAGGAAATATTAAAAGAAATGCAGTTGAAGTATTCGGCTGTAGATTTTGGTTTTGTTGAGCTGACGGATAACATTTCCTTGCAGCAGCGTCAGGAATTTAAAGCTAAACTACAAGGATCAGGTCTTGATCTGTTAGACGATAAGAGAAATATTCTTATAGAGCGGATAAAAAATGTGATCATCAATTTAATCCATCATCCGGATATGTTACCAAGAGTAAATTGCTGTGAATACATTAGCCATCAACTGGGGTATGATTACACCTATCTGGCCAATGTATTTTCTGAGGTAAAAGGAATAACCATTAAACAGTTTATCATCAACCTTAAGATTGAAAGGGTAAAAGAATTACTCCTGTATGAAGATTATACCTTAAAAGAAATTTCATACCAACTCAATTACAGCAGTGTGGCTCATTTATCGAACCAGTTTAAAAAAACTACCGGATTAACTCCTAGTTATTATAGGCAAACTTTTAATTTAAATCTATGCGAATCAAATTAA
- a CDS encoding universal stress protein translates to METFSVIFKTGSLELCAIVTAFDHYRQFKIQMVTNEPSPIMMNRTLDGVWKIVERGERKISDQGFLELQTAIEAKLDKFIGVEHMLVLTDFSDAAQNACMYAAALSRQLKTTNLMLYHSHAAVLLPPTGFAPVIPKVTESSKDSLEKLTNLKNMLQPLVSSKTEIKIQSDERTLLAAVNMLVQQQRAGLVVVGITGRSKLERALIGSHTLDLAKDSLAPLLIVPPGAVFKKIEKIVFACDLKKVTESTPVYEIKGFVDALGATLFILNVDRDGARFNPDTIKEIHDLHKLWDGGTPEYHYTDHEDTATGIMEFADKINADLVITVPKAYGFFESILHRSLTQKLAYHTHLPLLLFKEEQ, encoded by the coding sequence ATGGAAACATTTTCTGTAATATTCAAGACAGGTAGCCTTGAATTGTGTGCTATTGTTACTGCATTTGATCATTACCGTCAATTTAAGATACAAATGGTAACCAATGAACCTTCACCGATTATGATGAATCGTACATTGGATGGGGTATGGAAGATTGTCGAACGTGGTGAAAGAAAGATTTCTGATCAGGGATTTCTGGAATTACAAACAGCGATTGAAGCAAAGTTGGATAAGTTTATAGGCGTAGAACACATGTTGGTGCTTACTGATTTTTCGGATGCTGCGCAGAATGCTTGTATGTATGCAGCGGCATTAAGCAGACAATTGAAAACGACAAACCTGATGCTGTATCATTCGCATGCTGCTGTATTATTGCCACCAACGGGCTTTGCTCCGGTTATTCCAAAAGTAACTGAATCTTCGAAAGACAGTTTGGAGAAGTTAACCAACCTTAAAAATATGTTGCAGCCACTGGTATCTTCTAAAACAGAAATAAAGATACAGAGTGATGAAAGAACTTTGCTCGCTGCTGTGAACATGCTGGTTCAGCAACAACGTGCAGGTCTTGTAGTTGTGGGGATTACCGGAAGGAGCAAGCTGGAAAGAGCTCTTATTGGTAGCCATACTTTAGATTTGGCGAAAGACAGTCTTGCGCCCTTATTAATTGTACCACCTGGTGCTGTTTTTAAAAAAATTGAGAAGATAGTTTTTGCATGCGACTTGAAAAAGGTAACGGAGTCGACCCCGGTATACGAAATAAAAGGTTTTGTTGATGCGCTGGGAGCAACTTTATTCATCTTAAATGTAGATCGAGATGGCGCACGTTTTAATCCTGATACCATTAAAGAGATCCATGATCTTCATAAACTGTGGGATGGTGGAACACCCGAATATCATTATACTGACCATGAAGATACTGCCACCGGAATTATGGAATTTGCAGACAAGATTAATGCCGATCTCGTGATCACAGTTCCTAAAGCTTATGGTTTTTTTGAGAGTATTTTACATCGCAGCCTTACTCAAAAATTGGCTTACCACACACATCTCCCTTTACTATTGTTTAAAGAGGAACAATAG
- a CDS encoding efflux RND transporter periplasmic adaptor subunit: MSFFSCHKKSPPPVHPVAVNLYEVQKQTVVYYDNYPGTMQSLNQVNLLPVVQGYITGIFFKDGSAVKRGQVLYEIDKRLYQSAYDQQVANLKVAVDNLKQAQQDADRYTYLNNYKAVAKQLYDHAIIALQVAQSQVKAAEEAVKTAKTNLNYAVITAPYTGTIGISQVKLGNMVTVGQTILNTISTNDPMAVDFLLNEKQLVDFENIQYGKASNRPDSLFTLLLPNDTLYPHLGKISFIDRAVDPQTGSILVRLIFPNPKNLLKVGMSCVVRVHNLDTKPQMLIPSKAITEQMGEYFVFVAQQDTVKSHIDTIATRATATGPALAAYQKKIQIGQTIGANVIVLSGINAGDKIVVDGIQFLHNGSKISTGNHSKQDTNQ, encoded by the coding sequence ATGAGTTTTTTCTCTTGCCATAAGAAGAGTCCTCCTCCAGTTCATCCTGTAGCTGTTAACTTATATGAAGTACAAAAACAAACAGTTGTTTATTACGACAATTATCCAGGTACGATGCAATCGCTAAATCAGGTTAATCTGCTTCCTGTAGTGCAAGGCTACATAACCGGTATATTTTTTAAAGATGGCAGTGCAGTGAAAAGAGGGCAGGTACTTTATGAAATAGATAAAAGATTATACCAGTCTGCTTACGATCAGCAGGTGGCGAATCTAAAAGTGGCAGTGGATAATTTAAAACAAGCACAACAGGATGCGGATCGCTATACTTACCTGAATAATTATAAGGCGGTAGCAAAGCAATTGTATGATCATGCTATTATTGCACTTCAAGTAGCCCAGAGTCAGGTGAAGGCAGCCGAAGAAGCGGTTAAGACGGCGAAAACAAACCTTAATTATGCAGTGATCACTGCACCCTATACAGGAACTATAGGCATTAGCCAGGTGAAATTGGGAAATATGGTTACTGTTGGTCAAACGATATTAAATACGATTTCTACCAATGATCCGATGGCAGTTGATTTTCTCCTGAATGAGAAACAGCTGGTAGATTTTGAAAATATTCAATATGGTAAAGCTTCAAATCGTCCGGACTCGCTCTTTACCCTATTGCTCCCTAATGATACGCTATATCCGCATTTAGGGAAAATTTCTTTTATTGATCGCGCGGTAGATCCTCAGACAGGATCAATTTTGGTCAGGCTTATTTTTCCTAATCCAAAGAATTTACTTAAAGTGGGAATGAGTTGTGTGGTAAGAGTACATAATCTGGATACCAAGCCACAAATGCTTATTCCAAGCAAAGCTATCACCGAGCAAATGGGCGAATATTTCGTATTTGTTGCTCAGCAGGATACTGTAAAATCCCACATTGATACTATAGCTACCAGAGCCACCGCTACTGGCCCGGCACTTGCGGCTTATCAAAAGAAAATACAAATAGGACAAACAATCGGTGCAAATGTGATTGTCTTGTCGGGAATTAACGCCGGGGATAAAATTGTAGTGGATGGAATTCAATTTTTGCATAACGGTTCAAAAATTTCTACAGGTAATCATAGTAAACAAGATACTAACCAATAG
- a CDS encoding DUF4142 domain-containing protein, with translation MIKSLVRITIIMMALSMVFTTVLLAQHPKLTDPEVASVAVTANQVDINYATIAKSKSKNADILKFAETMSTDHKAIIDQAVALVTKLKVTPKDNSVSKKLMADAEKTKKVLLSKSGKAFDKAYIDNEVAYHKAVISTVETLLIPSAKNPELKALLEKIIPTLKTHLAHAEMVQMHFK, from the coding sequence ATGATTAAATCACTAGTTCGAATTACCATCATTATGATGGCGCTATCAATGGTGTTTACAACCGTATTACTTGCACAGCATCCCAAATTGACAGATCCTGAGGTAGCCTCTGTTGCCGTTACGGCTAACCAGGTTGATATTAATTATGCCACCATAGCTAAATCAAAATCTAAAAATGCAGATATTCTTAAGTTTGCTGAGACGATGTCAACTGACCACAAAGCGATCATTGACCAGGCGGTTGCCTTGGTTACCAAATTAAAAGTAACCCCTAAAGACAATTCAGTAAGCAAAAAATTAATGGCTGATGCTGAAAAAACTAAAAAAGTTTTGCTTTCAAAATCAGGAAAAGCATTTGATAAAGCCTATATTGATAATGAGGTAGCTTATCATAAAGCGGTAATTTCAACTGTAGAAACATTGTTAATTCCATCAGCTAAAAATCCTGAATTAAAAGCGTTGCTGGAAAAAATTATTCCTACGTTAAAAACTCATTTGGCTCACGCCGAGATGGTACAGATGCACTTTAAGTAG